From the Elaeis guineensis isolate ETL-2024a chromosome 16, EG11, whole genome shotgun sequence genome, the window GATTCTAATTCCAGCTGTGAACTAGTTGCATCCTTGGCATCAACTACCACTATGATTGAACTGTATGGGTTACCAGAGAATCAAAAAGAGGCCCTCGAGTGAGATAAGGCCCTCATATGCTTGTAGTAGACAAGAACAGGAGACTAATGTGCAATGATTATTGGAATTATAAAAGTTTAAATGCCACTATGTCATGATTATAGATCATCTGTCTATAAACTTATTGAATACAACAATTATGTAGCCATCTTCCACATCCAGTATTGCAATATCTACATCCCGTGTGCAAAATAAACCGcatgatgaaaaaatatatatgaaacaaagaaaatgaaatagaaaaaaaaattacatgaaatgGCAGAACTCTGCAACTATAGTATGGTGTACATCTGAGCCAAAACGAAAACTCAACCAATGCATGCTATAGTCTGTGGGCGAGAAAACTCGATAAGAAGCTGAAAGCAACCTGGGATGAAAATAATCATTGAATGGCCAAAGAGAGCACGATCgatatcaagaagatactcttcatggAGTTCAGATGTGATGAATGGCTGGTGGAGGGTCTCAACACTGTGATCTGAGTAGTGTTCCCCCCCTGCTTTGCGGCTTCCGGGTTGTAACTGCTTGGTCCCGAACCAGGTGTAGGAGCGATTGCGGATTGGTTTCGGTTAACAGGGAGAGTGCTGGAATCCTCAGCTTCATAACCTGAATAATATAAAAGCACGTGTTATCAATGTTTGCTACATGCATTATATAACTTATAGGTGAGTGTATGCTTACAATCAGACTCCTTCCACCCTAAGACCAGTCTCTCACGATCAAAGACAATGCGGAGGCCCGTCATAAAATTTTCTGCATAATAAAATGGAGCATATGACCTCTTGTCAGATTCAGTCTACAAGTGCCTATTGGTACAATACAAAATAGAAAGAAACCACATCACAATCCAagtttttttttctcatattgtGGTCAACAGTTGAGCAAAATCTGAGTCAAGAAGGCTCCAAAAAACAGCAAATCCTCATGATCAACCACCAACTTAGTGTCATCCCTCTAACTATGTTTTGAGAAATCTTGGCAGGGCCAATGATGAAACTCAAAAGACCAGTTGTTAGCAGATGTTCCTATTGGCTATAGCATAAGCTCATGCAACTAGGAAATAACCCTCCAAAATTCCTCTAGCATGGAAAGAGTCTTTAACAAGGTTTGGTGTAAGAATCGCATTCATCTCTAAGGCCCATATGATAAGCCAAAGAGTTGAAAATGACGGCATCTCTATAAATAGAAAGGAGCCTGTGATAGCAATTTTGCCAGCAACCAACAGAAAAAATAAGGATTTGTCATAAGGCAATCTTGTTTCGATGTATTAGTAAAATGGAGCATGAAAGAACTTACGCCCAATAATATTCAGTTGGCTACTCTTGACGATACCTAGACAATAAAAACTGCTTTGCTGCACATCACAAAATAAAACAAAAGTTAGTAATAGTTTGCCAAGCTTCTAAATTTATAACATTGCTATCCTTTACCTCACTGCTAATGacaattattggatcatttataggAAACTGGCTTCCACCTTTTGTCGTAAGATTTATTTTAGGTAGCAGGATTGAATTTTGATTGCGACTGCAGCAAGCATCAACGAATGCATTAGACAAAGTATAAAAGATTATTCAAATAGAATGTGCTTGTAGTAAATAATAATGACCTCAAACCATAGCAATACTCAAACGGGATACCCGGATCAGATTCGTGCCTGTTCTCTCGTACCTGTGCATGAAACTACAGAAGAAAAACAACTTTATGAATTTATACATATATACCTTTTCAAGGATCTGAAGCTGTGTGACTTCATTATCTGGTACATTACTTACACTTTCAGAGAGCTTAGTATACATTGGATCAGCCAAACATGTGAAGGAGGTACCAGAGTCGACAATAGCACTAGAATTCACGTCAATCGAACTATTCCCTACTTCCATTCCAATTAAGCTGATATTGTATGTTGGGCTGGATAACAATGttgaaaaagtaaaagaaaatgaACATGCTTAttcaagaaaatgaaagaaaacatgAAAACCAGTTCCTTTCCAACTACAGTGCAAAAACAACCAGCGCTGCACAAAATAAAAACACTTACTGGCTGTGATTAACATCGAATGGAGTTTCTCCCTGGTCTGAGCTACCTGTATCTCCAAAATAGATTCTTCCCATACCATCACTTCCGAAGCACATGGAGAAGGAATTCGAAGCATATCCTTTACTTGCCAAAACACTAGGAACAGATACCTTGTCCATACCAAGCCCAAACAGACCGTTAGGAGCTGCACTATCCAGAAATGCACCAGTCTGAACCTGTCCACAGCTGCATAATTTGATTGGCAAGAGGATCCcatgagatgaaaaagattaccaAATCAATTGACTGTACTAAACCTTGAAATAGTAcgtaaattgtaagaagataaaCATACCCGAACACAATTGGTGCTTTAACAACTTTTGGAATAGTCTCCTCTGTTTTAAAGTATAAAATGTCCTCGACTAAGACCCCAGAAGATGAAGTGTTATCAGAAACATACGTAACTACATAAGGGCAACTGCTAGTTGCTGCAGAGCATGAGCTTTTCAGCTCACAGAAACTGCTATTGCAAGGAACCTTTTGGCTTGTTGATGACTGAGAGGCGTTGTAGATGTCGAACTTGATTTCCTGTTGCAATGTAAGTTCACTAGATGATATCATAGATGCCTAGATTTACAGAAAAAACTTGTCCCACAATAAAATAAATGCACAAGTAGCAAATAGGAGGCAAAAGACAAATTTCTGCACTAGAAGGGTAGCAAAGAATGCAAAACATGCATGCAGACTCATAACATGGAGACATGGTGcacaaaaaagatttaaaaataacaaagaaagagaagaaaagaaaaggttttGCTTAAAAATAGAAACATGAGCAATAATTATTAAAACAACAGGTATTCTTTAAAGATACCATACCATACCATCATTTACATCAGATAATGTCATAAGGAAAGCATGCTTGACTACTAGTTACACATCTAAGTCCGATATACTTAGAAATTGATGCCCCAAACTATATTCCAACTGCTGGCAAAACATTAGAGTTTCCAAGTTTAGTCTCATTCCAAGGGATCATAAGCTTTAAGCCTTCACTGCTAGATATGAAGATCACATATTCTCCTGATGGCAACGGTGCATCCAAGTTTTTATGACAACATTGGATTGAAGTTATAGTaaggagaaagaaaggaagatagaTAGATAGAACAAAGAAAGAAAGTTCACATCAGAGCAACTAAGTTGCAATTCTCGTTAGAATTGTTTACTTAAGCACTGTAAGGAGGACAACGTTACCACCAAAACTCAATATAGGTATAGGACAATGAACTTGTTAATGTCACAGCTCGAGAAGGTCAAACCACTAGCAAATTAGCAACTTATGGGCTTTGCTTCTAGGAACATCTTCatcagaggaaagaaaaaaaacaaaaaaagcaaTCCTATTCAATAAAAAAGCCTGGTCACTTAATCTGAATCAGACAAAATATTGCATATTAGCATGAAGCAGAAACAAATTCAAGTACAATTTCGTTTCACTGAAAAAAGTAGCAATCTACTTTCTGCTGATTAGGACTCATTATAACCCTTCCAGATTTtcattattctctctctctctctctctctctatttttggtAAGTTGATTATTCTCATTTTTCTACCAAAATTTATCTCTTCTTTGTACCCCCTTTGTTATCATCTCCAGTGCAATTATTAACACTTTACGAGTTAATGAATCAAACATGGACTAACCATGCTATGAAATTTCATTTAGCTtaaaataaaaacataaataaATTGATTTCACAACATTTGAACTCGACCGAAACCATAAGAACCAATGAACAAACGTATAATCTTATTTATCCAGATCTCCAAACCCCAAATGCTCATTCACCCAACCAACGAATAAATTCAACAGTCAAAACGAGAACTTGCACCTGAGTCCGTACATACAAATATTAATGAGAATTCATAACTTTcttcaaatcagatctaaactgGAAGTTGAAAAGGATAAGATCTAGAGTCGTACTCCGTAACCAGGTGAAGAAGTCGGAGCGCAGCTACGGCAATCACAGGGCAACCAAAATAGATCGCTCCCCGTGTCCAGCGCCACCAGAAACGTCACGTTCGGCGACCCCAACGCCACAATCGCGTAATGCAAGCTAGTCCCCAACAAAATCCCATCAGATTAATCGCCCAAAAACAATTCAAAATCCCAACTTCAAAACCCTAAATCATACAAAATCATAAGAAGAGAGTGAGGGAGGGAGGAACGGGGCGTACAATCCCAGGCTGCCGATGCGGACGGTGGCGTTGCCATCAGCGAAGTAGAGCTCCTCGTCGGGGTCGCTGCCACCGGCAAGGATACGGCCGTGGAGGGCACGGTCGTGGTGGGCGAGGGCGGCGTAGTACTCGACCGAGCCCTTCTGGGGCCACCAGCCACCAGGGAGCCCGCCGTGGGCCTCCGCCCACCGCCGCACGCGGTCGGAGAAGCGGTGGTGGAAGTCGAGCCCAAGGGTGGCGCCAGCGGCGGGCCCGGCAAGTGCCAGGAAGACGCCGGCTGCggcgaagagaagaagaagaagaagagaaggagaggaagCCATGGAAGAAGCTTAGAAGAAGAGAACGATAGGAAGACGAGAAGAGAAGAAGGGTTTAAAGAGGGGTAGACGCATCAATTCCGTCAGTCCAACGTGGGCGGAAGTCAACAGTCCGAGGCGGCCGACGCGTTAAGTTCGCGATGGCCGGGACGGGTGACGGTCCGCGTCGTGGACAACCAAGAA encodes:
- the LOC105059661 gene encoding LOW QUALITY PROTEIN: aspartyl protease family protein 1 (The sequence of the model RefSeq protein was modified relative to this genomic sequence to represent the inferred CDS: inserted 1 base in 1 codon), which translates into the protein MASSPSLLLLLLFAAAGVFLALAGPAAGATLGLDFHHRFSDRVRRWAEAHGGLPGGWWPQKGSVEYYAALAHHDRALHGRILAGGSDPDEELYFADGNATVRIGSLGFLHYAIVALGSPNVTFLVALDTGSDLFWLPCDCRSCAPTSSPGYGEIKFDIYNASQSSTSQKVPCNSSFCELKSSCSAATSSCPYVVTYVSDNTSSSGVLVEDILYFKTEETIPKVVKAPIVFGCGQVQTGAFLDSAAPNGLFGLGMDKVSVPSVLASKGYASNSFSMCFGSDGMGRIYFGDTGSSDQGETPFDVNHSHPTYNISLIGMEVGNSSIDVNSSAIVDSGTSFTCLADPMYTKLSESFHAQVRENRHESDPGIPFEYCYGLSRNQNSILLPKINLTTKGGSQFPINDPIIVISSEQSSFYCLGIVKSSQLNIIGQNFMTGLRIVFDRERLVLGWKESDCYEAEDSSTLPVNRNQXRNRSYTWFGTKQLQPGSRKAGGEHYSDHSVETLHQPFITSELHEEYLLDIDRALFGHSMIIFIPGCFQLLIEFSRPQTIACIG